From a single Arachis hypogaea cultivar Tifrunner chromosome 3, arahy.Tifrunner.gnm2.J5K5, whole genome shotgun sequence genomic region:
- the LOC112791260 gene encoding type I inositol polyphosphate 5-phosphatase 5 — protein sequence MSYFYAACSNSTCTISNDNNSKMTKASDPSISPIRQISAASSPDVTTNKNDKKKRSLFPKIFGSKRTGRGSDDDAFTKPHEEGDQGVTLDLEKKIEFGRKSFMEVSPFMRKSFSERETSPGIEGLNLSTFERPMGPETERQSFRIFVATWNVGGKSPNYDLNLQDFLLVEGSADVYVLGFQEIVPLSAGNVLVIEDNEPAAKWLTLISQALNRPRNEHNDSYDSNLKNSRELKGPTSLNFFQKSSLKVVSKSFRAEGSCLLKACNCPVESPISRDRRRGRKFSDPVSKIDNEIHGETSMEELLSIAEIPMTSQNKYSLISSKQMVGIFLTVWTKKELVPHIGHLRIDTIGRGIMGCLGNKGCISMSMTIHQTSFCFICSHLASGEKEGDEIKRNADVAEILKGIQFPRICKNPCAKAPEKIVDHERIIWLGDLNYRVSLSYEETRTLLEDNDWDTLLEKDQLNMEREAGRVFNGFQEGRIVFAPTYKYSQNSDSYAGETVKSKKKRRTPAWCDRILWRGKGIEQLSYIRGESRFSDHRPVCAIFSVDVEVRNRNNRFRKGYSYAHPRLEFEDVIPQRHSFYD from the exons ATGTCGTATTTTTACGCTGCTTGTTCCAATTCTACTTGTACCATATCAAATGATAATAATTCTAAAATGACCAAAGCCAGCGATCCTTCCATCAGCCCTATCAGGCAAATCTCTGCAGCCTCTTCTCCCGATGTTACTACCAACAAGAATGACAAGAAAAAGAGG TCTCTCTTTCCCAAGATTTTCGGTTCAAAGAGAACTGGGAGAGGCTCAGACGATGATGCTTTCACCAAGCCacatgaggaaggagatcaaggAGTTACTCTCG ATTTGGAGAAGAAGATTGAATTCGGAAGAAAATCTTTCATGGAAGTATCTCCCTTCATGAGAAAAAGCTTCTCAG AAAGGGAGACTAGCCCAGGAATCGAAGGCCTAAATTTGTCTACTTTTGAACGACCTATGGGTCCAGAAACTGAAAGACAAAGTTTTAG GATATTTGTTGCAACTTGGAATGTAGGAGGAAAGTCCCCAAACTATGATCTGAACCTTCAAGATTTCTTGCTGGTGGAGGGCTCTGCAGATGTATATGTATTGGG ATTTCAAGAAATAGTTCCTCTTAGCGCTGGGAATGTATTGGTAATTGAAGACAATGAACCTGCAGCAAAGTGGTTAACATTGATAAGTCAGGCACTAAACAGGCCAAGAAACGAGCACAATGATTCGTATGATTCGAACCTGAAGAACTCGAGGGAGTTGAAGGGGCCTACAAGTCTGAACTTTTTTCAGAAGTCGTCACTGAAAGTTGTGAGTAAGAGCTTCAGGGCAGAGGGTAGCTGCCTCCTTAAGGCATGTAATTGTCCAGTGGAATCTCCAATCAGCAGAGACAGAAGGAGGGGGAGAAAGTTTAGTGACCCTGTTAGTAAGATAGATAATGAGATTCATGGTGAGACTAGCATGGAAGAGTTGCTCTCCATTGCAGAGATACCAATGACTTCCCAAAACAAGTACTCCCTTATATCAAGTAAGCAAATGGTTGGCATTTTTCTCACTGTATGGACTAAAAAGGAGTTGGTACCTCATATTGGCCATCTTAGAATAGATACTATTGGAAGAGGAATCATGGGTTGCCTAGGTAACAAG GGGTGTATATCAATGAGCATGACAATACACCAAACAAGCTTTTGTTTCATCTGTAGTCACTTGGCTTCTGGGGAGAAAGAAGGTGATGAGATAAAGAGAAATGCCGATGTAGCTGAGATCCTCAAAGGCATACAGTTCCCTAGGATTTGCAAGAACCCTTGTGCTAAAGCCCCTGAAAAGATTGTTGACCATGA ACGAATAATATGGCTAGGTGATTTGAATTATCGGGTGTCTTTGAGTTATGAGGAAACAAGGACCCTCTTGGAGGATAATGACTGGGACACATTGTTAGAGAAAGATCAA TTGAACATGGAAAGAGAGGCAGGAAGGGTGTTCAATGGATTCCAAGAGGGAAGGATCGTATTTGCACCAACTTACAAGTATTCTCAAAATTCAGATTCCTATGCCGGAGAGACGGTCAAATCCAAGAAAAAACGCAGAACTCCAGCATG GTGTGATAGAATACTATGGCGTGGTAAAGGCATTGAACAACTATCATATATACGAGGAGAGTCAAGGTTCTCTGACCACAGGCCTGTTTGTGCTATCTTCTCTGTGGATGTGGAAGTTAGAAATAGAAACAACAGGTTCAGGAAGGGTTACTCCTACGCTCACCCAAGACTTGAATTCGAAGACGTAATACCTCAAAGACATAGTTTCTATGATTAA
- the LOC112791261 gene encoding putative ETHYLENE INSENSITIVE 3-like 4 protein yields the protein MVQIHEEEMDVEGVDYEELKKRMWKDRMLLQKLKEKRPKHDDQEEASRRKKMARAQDSILKYMVKIMQVCNGQGFVYGIVTEKGKPITGSSESLREWWKDQVKFDQSAPLAISKYLPYHENGDLDASSSMHLLNELQDTTLGSLLSALMQHCVPPQRRYPLDRGLAPPWWPKGNELWWGEQGLLAQEQGPPPYRKPHDLKKAWKVSVLAAVIKHMSPDLDKLRSLVAHSKTLQAKMTAKDTATWSKVVNHQQSLTQITPPSPSSISMVEAESSKRKSSVFDFDDDGADIDDNNSKQMYACQNAECPQSELCMGFPDKNSRMNHESLCAYRTEQPHVLDDDTKLLDDLMNMDLAWYHDDNNHFGNEDLVAYELAEIAAGTTIPQDYGLFGLNGGIHEDLGLNASSELHLEAGGDNKNIITCLKP from the coding sequence ATGGTGCAGATACACGAAGAAGAAATGGACGTAGAGGGCGTGGACTACGAAGAGCTGAAGAAGCGCATGTGGAAGGACCGCATGCTGCTCCAGAAGCTGAAGGAAAAGCGTCCTAAGCACGATGACCAAGAAGAAGCCTCCAGGAGGAAGAAGATGGCGCGTGCTCAGGACTCCATCCTCAAGTACATGGTCAAGATCATGCAAGTCTGCAACGGTCAGGGCTTCGTCTACGGCATCGTCACTGAGAAGGGAAAGCCCATCACTGGCTCCTCTGAGAGCCTCCGCGAATGGTGGAAGGACCAAGTTAAGTTTGATCAGAGCGCTCCCCTCGCCATCTCCAAGTACCTTCCATATCACGAAAATGGTGACTTGGATGCAAGTTCCTCCATGCATCTCTTGAATGAACTCCAGGATACTACCCTGGGTTCTCTCCTCTCCGCGTTGATGCAGCACTGTGTGCCACCGCAGAGAAGGTACCCTCTTGACAGAGGGCTGGCTCCTCCGTGGTGGCCCAAAGGCAACGAGCTATGGTGGGGTGAGCAGGGCCTGCTGGCCCAGGAACAAGGCCCGCCCCCTTATAGGAAGCCCCATGACCTCAAGAAGGCATGGAAGGTTTCCGTCTTGGCTGCCGTCATCAAGCACATGTCTCCTGATCTCGATAAGCTTAGAAGCTTGGTGGCTCACTCCAAGACCCTGCAAGCCAAGATGACTGCCAAAGACACTGCCACGTGGTCCAAGGTTGTCAACCACCAACAATCCCTCACACAAATCACTCCACCATCCCCATCATCCATATCCATGGTAGAAGCTGAAAGCTCCAAGAGGAAGAGTAGTGTGTTTGATTTCGATGATGATGGTGCTGATATTGACGATAACAATAGTAAGCAGATGTATGCATGTCAAAACGCTGAGTGTCCGCAGAGTGAGTTGTGCATGGGGTTCCCGGACAAGAACTCAAGGATGAACCATGAGTCCCTATGTGCCTACCGCACGGAACAGCCCCATGTTCTTGATGATGACACCAAATTATTGGATGATTTGATGAACATGGACCTAGCATGGTACCATGATGATAATAATCATTTTGGGAACGAAGATCTTGTTGCTTATGAGTTGGCTGAGATTGCAGCGGGTACCACCATACCACAAGACTATGGACTCTTCGGTTTGAATGGTGGCATTCACGAAGATCTTGGATTGAATGCATCATCAGAACTCCACTTGGAAGCAGGAGGAGATAACAAGAATATTATAACATGCTTGAAGCCTTGA
- the LOC112791262 gene encoding 2,3-bisphosphoglycerate-dependent phosphoglycerate mutase 1: MAATFLNHPWGLQGSCCIPSSRKFASSSLRFPSSSLSWHGHKVRGSSSFSDDPAAFISDAIISSHRHESPSESESTLILIRHGESLWNEKNLFTGCCDVPLTRKGVEEAIEAGKRISYIPIDIIFTSVLIRAKMTAMLSMTQHHQKKVPIIIHNESEQATAWTRIYSEKTTKQSIPVITAWQLNERMYGELQGLNKQETAERYGKEKVHEWRRSFDIPPPKGESLEMCSERAVAYFKDFIEPQLKSGRHVMVAAHGNSLRSIIMYLEKLTSQEVMNLELSTGVPLLYIYKEGKFISRGSPVGTTEVGVYAYTQGLADYRQQFDEMSH; the protein is encoded by the exons ATGGCCGCTACTTTTCTAAACCACCCTTGGGGGCTTCAAGGTTCCTGCTGCATTCCCTCTTCTAGAAAGTTCGCGTCTTCCTCTCTCCGATTTCCCTCCTCCTCTCTTTCATGGCACGGCCACAAGGTTCGCGGATCATCATCCTTTTCTGACGACCCCGCCGCATTCATCTCTGATGCTATTATCAGTTCTCACCGTCACGAATCACCTA GTGAGAGTGAGAGTACTTTGATATTGATTCGTCATGGTGAATCCTTGTGGAACGAAAAGAACTTGTTCACTGGGTGCTGTGATGTGCCTTTAACAAGGAAAGGTGTGGAGGAAGCTATTGAAGCTGGTAAGAGGATCAGCTATATACCCATAGATATTATTTTCACTTCTGTCTTGATTCGAGCCAAGATGACCGCCATGCTTTCAATGACTCAGCACCACCAGAAGAAG GTTCCAATAATCATCCATAATGAGAGTGAACAGGCAACTGCTTGGACTCGAATTTACAGTGAAAAAACTACAAAGCAGTCTATTCCAGTTATAACAGCTTGGCAGTTGAATGAAAGAAT GTATGGGGAGTTACAGGGCCTTAACAAGCAGGAAACTGCCGAAAGATATGGGAAGGAGAAAGTGCACGAGTGGCGTCGCAGTTTTGATATTCCTCCTCCAAAGGGTGAGAGCTTGGAAATGTGTTCAGAGAGAGCTGTTGCCTATTTTAAAGATTTT ATTGAACCCCAACTAAAATCTGGAAGGCATGTGATGGTTGCTGCTCATGGAAACTCGTTGAGGTCTATTATAATGTACCTTGAAAAATTAACCTCTCAAGAG GTCATGAATTTAGAACTATCAACTGGGGTACCATTGCTTTACATATACAAAGAGGGAAAGTTTATCAGTAGAGGCAGTCCTGTGGGGACTACAGAAGTTGGTGTTTATGCATATACTCAG GGGTTAGCTGATTACAGACAGCAGTTTGATGAAATGTCACATTGA
- the LOC140183577 gene encoding uncharacterized protein has protein sequence MSYSFTSSIWKGFVPPRIELFGWFVLVGRVNTKERLTKLGVNILGDSMCVLCTKELESVEHLFLRCEVTWQVWCKWLRLLGREWMIPGTVKEMFESWHGMHNRQQGQKMWMTVFFAVFWNIWLERNARIFKNVRASLEVIHTRTLMSYTEWSGGDPGGG, from the coding sequence ATGAGTTATAGCTTCACGAGTTCCATTTGGAAAGGTTTCGTCCCTCCGAGAATTGAGCTCTTTGGGTGGTTTGTGCTAGTGGGTAGAGTTAACACCAAGGAGCGGCTGACTAAACTAGGAGTCAACATTCTGGGGGATAGTATGTGTGTACTGTGTACCAAGGAATTAGAATCTGTTGAGCATTTATTCCTTAGGTGTGAAGtaacatggcaggtgtggtgcaaGTGGCTGAGGTTACTAGGAAGGGAATGGATGATTCCCGGAACTGTTAAAGAAATGTTTGAGAGTTGGCATGGAATGCATAATAGACAACAGGGGCAGAAGATGTGGATGACAGTGTTCTTTGCAGTGTTTTGGAACATCTGGTTGGAACGGAATGCACGAATCTTCAAGAATGTAAGAGCAAGCCTGGAGGTCATACACACAAGGACGTTGATGAGCTACACGGAATGGAGTGGTGGTGATCCTGGGGGAGGATGA